Part of the Novipirellula artificiosorum genome, CGTGGACCCGATGGCGTTTAGCGAGGAAGAAACTCGCAAGTATTTGATTGACCAGATGCTGGCCGACGAAGGCTGGGATGTTGGCAAAGGTAACACCAACACTGCCGAAGTCGTCAAGGAAGCACCGGTCAAATATCAGGTTGGCGCATCCGGCGCTGGCAAAGCCGACTACCTATTGGACGATGACAACGGAAAGCCGCTGGGCGTCGTTGAAGCCAAGAAAACGGCAGTTGATCCACAATTGGGACGAAAGCAGGCCGAGCAATACGCTGACGGACTCGAAAAAGAGCACGGGCAACGTCCAGTCATTTTCTACACCAACGGCTATGACCAGTGGATATGGAATGATGCTGCCGGTGAACCACCGCGCAAGATCTACGGCTTCTATTCAAAGGACAGCCTGCAACACCTGCACTTCCAGCGAACGGCCAAAAAGCCGGTCGGTGAAGTTTCAGCCAATCCCGATATAGCAGGCCGCATGTATCAGATCGAAGCGGTTCGCCGAGTCGTCGAACAATTCGCCGAAAAGAAACGCAAGGCATTGCTCGTGCAGGCGACCGGGACCGGTAAAACCCGTGTCGCGATCTCCCTGTGTGATGCGATGATCAAGGCGAATTGGGCCAAACGAATTCTGTTCTTGTGTGACCGTCGTGAACTACGTCGTCAGGCCAACAACGCCTTCAACGAATTTCTGCCGTCACTGCCACGGACGTATGTCAGCGGAGCATCCGCAGGCAACACGAAGGACCGTATCTTCCTTTCAACTTATCCGGCGATGATGAAGGTCTATCAGTCCTTTGATGTCGGTTTCTTTGATCTGATCATCGCCGATGAGTCCCACCGCAGTCTCTACAACCGATACCGCACCATTTTTGAATACTTCGACAGTTATCAACTCGGCCTGACTGCCACACCCGTTGATTTCGTATCGCGGAACACATTCAAAATCTTCGAATGCGATGAAGGTGATCCCACATCCAACTACGACTATCCGACTGCGGTCGCTCAAAAGCACCTTGTGCCGTTTGAGGTCGATACTCACACGACGCCATTCCTGCGATCCGGCATCAAGTATTCCAAAATGACGCCGGAACAGAGGCAGCAGCTGGAAGAAGACGAAGTTCTGCCACAAGCCATTGAGTTCGAGCAGGGTGCAGTAGACAAGGTTGTTTACAACAAAGACACCAACCGCCACATCCTGCGGAACCTGATGGATCACGGTATCCGTGTCGGCAGTCGCATTGGCAAGACGATCGTCTTCGCTCGCAGCATCAAGCACGCTCGGCTGATGGAAGAGCTGTTCAATGAGATGTATCCGCAATACGGTGGTAAGTTCTGTCAGACTGTCGTCAGCGACGATCCCCGCGCCGAATCTATGATCGACGACTTCAAGGGTGACGGAAGCAACCCTGATCTGACCATCGCCATATCGGTGGACATGCTCGATACAGGTGTGGACGTTCCTGAGTGCGTCAACCTCGTGTTTGCCAAGCCGGTTTATTCCTACGTTAAGTTCTGGCAGATGATCGGACGTGGAACTCGGTTGTGTCTCGATCTGTTCGGCCCCGACCTCGACAAGTCCCACTTTCAGATCTTTGATCATTGGGGCAACTTCGAGCGTTTTGAACAGGACTACAAGGCTGCCGAACCGGTTCGTCAGAAGTCCCTGTGTGAACGTGTCTTTGAAGCTCGCATGAAGTTGGCCGAAGCCGCTTTGGAAAAACAGCACAATGCTGGTTTCCAGATTGCGACGGGGCTGATCAGTAAGCAGGTCGCCGACCTTCCTACCGGCAGCATTCCCATCAAGGAAAAATGGAAGCAGGTGCAGTCTGTTTCTTCCGACGAGACAGTCCGTCAGTTCGATGCCGCGACCAAGGCAACGTTGCAGCAGGACGTTGCTCCGCTGATGCAGTGGGTGGACATTGCCAAGCATGAAGAAGCCTACAAATTCGACCGACTCATTGCACAACTGCAAGCCGAACTGATTCGCGGCGGCGGCAAGTTCTCCGACATGCGAGACGAAGTGGTCAATCTGGTCAGCAGCCTGCGGATCAATCTATCTCAGGTGAAGCTGAAGTTGTCGGTCATCGAACGAGTCAAGAGCGATGAGTTCTGGGATGAAGTCACCGTTGCTGGCCTCGAAGAGATCCGTGATCAGCTGCGCGGCATTGTTCAGTTCCGTCGCAAGGACGAAACACCGAGGTTTGATCCGGTCGTCATCGATGTAAGAGAAGACGAAGCCGACGTTGAACGCAAAAAGCATAAGGTCCGTTTAGATCGGCTCGATGATCTGGATATGGTGGCGTACCGCAACCGCGTCAATAACGTGTTGCAAGCGATCATCGACCAGAACGAAACACTGCGGAAGATTCGCCTCGGCCAGCCCGTGACTGAACACGATCTGGAAGACCTTTGTTCGCTCGTGTTGACGCAGGAGCCGGGTCTCGATCTGCACAACCTGCTGGACTACTTCACGCAGGCTGAATCGCTCGATCAGGCCATCCGAGCCATCATCGGGATGGACGCCGATGTCGTTCAGCAGCGATTCACCGAATTTGTGCAGGCTCATCCGAATCTGGCATCGCACCAGATCAAGTTTCTGGACTTGTTGCAAAACCACATTGCCAAGTTTGGCTCCATCAAGACAGACGATCTCTACGCAGCACCATTCACTACGCTGCACAGCGACAGCTTGGACGGACTCTTCGATGAGTCATTAGCTGACGAACTTTTCGACATCATCGGCTCATTTCAGCCGCAGGGACGTGAGGACAACGCATAACCATGATTACAGGACAACTGCGGAGCAAGATCAATGAGCTATGGGAAGAGTTTTGGACGGGAGGCATCACCAATCCGCTGACCGTCATCGAACAGATTTCGTTCCTGATGTTTGCGCGGCTGCTCGACATGCGAGAGAGCACCGAGGAGAAGAAGTGGTCTCGCAAGCACAAAGACAAACCGTTCCCCGGTGTTTACTTTCCGCGTGACAAGCAGCACCTGCGATGGAGTCAGCTGAAGCAAGAAGGAAATGCCGAGAAGGTCTTGGAGATAATTCGTGACGAAGTCTTTCCCCACTTCCGCAAGTTGGGGCAGCTGGAAAACGCTGCGGCCAGCAAG contains:
- a CDS encoding DEAD/DEAH box helicase family protein encodes the protein MKSLNFEFLRPKWPELSGLGGFAEAYAHPDPVGAISKLRVFCEQVVEWIHHDQRLPKPPRANLNDLLHNQPFKDVVPEVVLSKLHALRMEGNNAAHGNKGDTTTALRLTREAFNVARWLHVSYASGNVTDCPEYCEPPTGGVEGSNQRREKRAILERVAAQEAQMQKLLADLDNERSRAEQAESTAEERQAALEAALQATSALQSVDPMAFSEEETRKYLIDQMLADEGWDVGKGNTNTAEVVKEAPVKYQVGASGAGKADYLLDDDNGKPLGVVEAKKTAVDPQLGRKQAEQYADGLEKEHGQRPVIFYTNGYDQWIWNDAAGEPPRKIYGFYSKDSLQHLHFQRTAKKPVGEVSANPDIAGRMYQIEAVRRVVEQFAEKKRKALLVQATGTGKTRVAISLCDAMIKANWAKRILFLCDRRELRRQANNAFNEFLPSLPRTYVSGASAGNTKDRIFLSTYPAMMKVYQSFDVGFFDLIIADESHRSLYNRYRTIFEYFDSYQLGLTATPVDFVSRNTFKIFECDEGDPTSNYDYPTAVAQKHLVPFEVDTHTTPFLRSGIKYSKMTPEQRQQLEEDEVLPQAIEFEQGAVDKVVYNKDTNRHILRNLMDHGIRVGSRIGKTIVFARSIKHARLMEELFNEMYPQYGGKFCQTVVSDDPRAESMIDDFKGDGSNPDLTIAISVDMLDTGVDVPECVNLVFAKPVYSYVKFWQMIGRGTRLCLDLFGPDLDKSHFQIFDHWGNFERFEQDYKAAEPVRQKSLCERVFEARMKLAEAALEKQHNAGFQIATGLISKQVADLPTGSIPIKEKWKQVQSVSSDETVRQFDAATKATLQQDVAPLMQWVDIAKHEEAYKFDRLIAQLQAELIRGGGKFSDMRDEVVNLVSSLRINLSQVKLKLSVIERVKSDEFWDEVTVAGLEEIRDQLRGIVQFRRKDETPRFDPVVIDVREDEADVERKKHKVRLDRLDDLDMVAYRNRVNNVLQAIIDQNETLRKIRLGQPVTEHDLEDLCSLVLTQEPGLDLHNLLDYFTQAESLDQAIRAIIGMDADVVQQRFTEFVQAHPNLASHQIKFLDLLQNHIAKFGSIKTDDLYAAPFTTLHSDSLDGLFDESLADELFDIIGSFQPQGREDNA